The following proteins are encoded in a genomic region of Streptomyces collinus Tu 365:
- a CDS encoding immune inhibitor A domain-containing protein: protein MTSRTWTFRATAIGVALAAASATFATFAVAEASTTAPPAAANRHDPAPVKQQGHDLDGPMSKTQKAQRQEALNQLIAGKVKARDRNGSKVVQLKSKKGDSKYVELSREKTDKIFTILVEFGDQTDPKFGGTAGPRHNKIAAPDRKKDNSTAWQKDYNQKHYQDLYFGTGKKTESLKKYYEKQSSGRYSVSGEVTDWVKVPYNEARYGNNACGQTNCPSVWNVVSDGLKAWVAQQKAAGKSDADIKADLAKYDQWDRYDYDGDGNFNEPDGYVDHFQIVHAGEDESAGGGAQGTDAIWAHRWYAFGTDAGATGPAENKLGGAQVGDTGVWVGDYTIQPENGGLGVYAHEYGHDLGLPDEYDTAGGDNSTGFWTLMSSGSWLGTGKEAIGDLPGDMNAWDKLQLGWLNYDSAKAGVSSWHKLGVAEYNTKYRQALVVTLPKKAVKTQIVTPAQGSTQWWSGSGDNLKNTLTRSVDLTGKTSAALTLDGWYDIEKDYDFLYAEVSTDGGANWTALDGTVDGQAIPRDGSGKPGLTGSVDAYKKLSYPLDAYAGKKIDLRFRYQTDGGVALKGFAADEITVTADGTPLFSDNAESADAAWTASGFSRIGASFTKEYAQYYLAENRQYVSYDKTLKVGPYNFGFASRPDWVEHYPYQNGLLIWKWDTSQADDNTNATNGHPGTGLILPIDAHPKALKWADGTLLRNRMQAYDSPFSLDATDGLTLHKADKVTKIKSQKGVSLFNDHTSTYYDKTNPAGGVKVTDTNTTIKIIKQAKDGSTLELEVGRAVK, encoded by the coding sequence GTGACCAGCAGAACCTGGACGTTCAGAGCCACGGCGATCGGCGTGGCCCTTGCGGCGGCTTCCGCCACCTTCGCGACCTTCGCGGTGGCGGAGGCCAGCACCACCGCCCCGCCGGCCGCCGCGAACCGGCACGACCCGGCTCCGGTGAAGCAGCAGGGCCACGACCTCGACGGCCCGATGAGCAAGACGCAGAAGGCCCAGCGTCAGGAGGCCCTGAACCAGCTCATAGCGGGCAAGGTGAAGGCCAGGGACCGCAACGGCTCCAAGGTCGTCCAGCTCAAGAGCAAGAAGGGCGACAGCAAGTACGTCGAGCTGAGCCGCGAGAAGACCGACAAGATCTTCACCATCCTGGTGGAGTTCGGGGACCAGACGGACCCGAAGTTCGGCGGCACGGCGGGCCCGCGGCACAACAAGATCGCCGCGCCGGACCGCAAGAAGGACAACTCGACGGCCTGGCAGAAGGACTACAACCAGAAGCACTACCAGGACCTGTACTTCGGCACCGGCAAGAAGACCGAGTCGCTGAAGAAGTACTACGAGAAGCAGTCCTCGGGCCGCTACTCGGTCTCCGGTGAGGTCACCGACTGGGTCAAGGTCCCCTACAACGAGGCCCGTTACGGCAACAACGCGTGCGGCCAGACCAACTGCCCGAGCGTGTGGAACGTCGTCAGCGACGGTCTGAAGGCGTGGGTCGCCCAGCAGAAGGCGGCCGGCAAGTCCGACGCCGACATCAAGGCGGACCTGGCCAAGTACGACCAGTGGGACCGCTACGACTACGACGGCGACGGCAACTTCAACGAGCCCGACGGCTACGTCGACCACTTCCAGATCGTGCACGCCGGTGAGGACGAGTCCGCCGGCGGCGGGGCCCAGGGCACCGACGCGATCTGGGCCCACCGCTGGTACGCCTTCGGCACCGACGCCGGCGCCACCGGCCCGGCCGAGAACAAGCTCGGCGGCGCGCAGGTCGGCGACACCGGTGTCTGGGTCGGCGACTACACCATTCAGCCGGAGAACGGCGGCCTCGGCGTCTACGCCCACGAGTACGGCCACGACCTCGGTCTGCCGGACGAGTACGACACCGCGGGCGGCGACAACTCCACCGGCTTCTGGACCCTGATGTCCTCCGGTTCCTGGCTCGGCACCGGCAAGGAGGCCATCGGCGACCTGCCCGGGGACATGAACGCCTGGGACAAGCTGCAGCTGGGCTGGCTGAACTACGACTCCGCCAAGGCCGGCGTCTCCTCCTGGCACAAGCTCGGTGTCGCCGAGTACAACACCAAGTACCGCCAGGCGCTGGTCGTCACGCTGCCGAAGAAGGCCGTGAAGACCCAGATCGTCACCCCGGCGCAGGGTTCCACCCAGTGGTGGAGCGGCAGCGGTGACAACCTCAAGAACACGCTGACCCGTTCGGTGGACCTCACCGGCAAGACGTCGGCCGCCCTCACCCTCGACGGCTGGTACGACATCGAGAAGGACTACGACTTCCTCTACGCCGAGGTGTCGACCGACGGCGGCGCCAACTGGACCGCCCTGGACGGCACGGTGGACGGCCAGGCCATCCCGCGTGACGGCTCCGGCAAGCCGGGCCTGACCGGTTCGGTCGACGCCTACAAGAAGCTGTCGTACCCGCTCGACGCCTACGCGGGCAAGAAGATCGACCTGCGCTTCCGCTACCAGACCGACGGTGGTGTGGCCCTGAAGGGCTTCGCGGCCGACGAGATCACGGTGACGGCCGACGGCACGCCGCTCTTCTCGGACAACGCCGAGAGCGCGGACGCCGCCTGGACCGCGTCCGGCTTCTCCCGCATCGGCGCGTCCTTCACCAAGGAGTACGCGCAGTACTACCTCGCCGAGAACCGCCAGTACGTGTCGTACGACAAGACCCTCAAGGTCGGCCCGTACAACTTCGGCTTCGCCAGCCGTCCGGACTGGGTCGAGCACTACCCGTACCAGAACGGCCTGCTGATCTGGAAGTGGGACACCTCCCAGGCGGACGACAACACGAACGCCACCAACGGTCACCCGGGCACCGGTCTGATCCTCCCGATCGACGCGCACCCGAAGGCGCTGAAGTGGGCCGACGGCACGCTGCTGCGCAACCGCATGCAGGCCTACGACTCGCCGTTCAGCCTGGACGCCACGGACGGCCTCACCCTGCACAAGGCGGACAAGGTCACCAAGATCAAGTCGCAGAAGGGTGTGTCGCTCTTCAACGACCACACCAGCACCTACTACGACAAGACGAACCCGGCCGGTGGCGTCAAGGTCACTGACACCAACACCACCATCAAGATCATCAAGCAGGCGAAGGACGGCTCGACCCTCGAGCTCGAGGTCGGCCGCGCGGTGAAGTAG
- a CDS encoding PLP-dependent cysteine synthase family protein: MRYDSPLAAVGNTPLVRLPRLSPSAEVRIWAKLEDRNPTGSVKDRPALHMIEQAEKDGRLTPGCTILEPTSGNTGISLAMAAKLKGYRMVCVMPENTSQERRDLLGMWGAEIISSPAAGGSNTAVRVAKELSAEHPDWVMLYQYGNPDNAGAHYATTGPEILADLPSVTHFVAGLGTTGTLMGVGRYLREHKPDVKIVAAEPRYDDLVYGLRNLDEGFVPELYDASVLTTRFSVGSADAVTRTRELLQQEGIFAGVSTGAALHAAIGVGRKAVKAGESADIVFVVADGGWKYLSTGVYTAATTEEAIETLHGQLWA; the protein is encoded by the coding sequence ATGCGCTACGACTCCCCGCTGGCCGCGGTGGGCAACACCCCTCTGGTGCGCCTGCCGCGGCTGTCGCCGTCCGCCGAGGTCCGGATCTGGGCCAAGCTGGAGGACCGCAACCCGACCGGCTCGGTCAAGGACCGCCCGGCCCTGCACATGATCGAACAGGCGGAGAAGGACGGCCGCCTGACCCCGGGGTGCACGATCCTGGAACCCACCTCGGGCAACACCGGCATCTCGCTGGCGATGGCCGCCAAGCTCAAGGGCTACCGCATGGTGTGCGTGATGCCCGAGAACACCTCCCAGGAGCGCCGGGACCTGCTCGGCATGTGGGGCGCCGAGATCATCTCCTCCCCGGCCGCCGGCGGTTCCAACACCGCCGTGCGCGTCGCCAAGGAGCTGTCCGCCGAGCACCCCGACTGGGTGATGCTCTACCAGTACGGCAACCCGGACAACGCGGGCGCGCACTACGCGACGACCGGCCCGGAGATCCTCGCCGACCTGCCGTCCGTCACCCACTTCGTCGCGGGCCTCGGCACCACCGGCACCCTCATGGGCGTCGGCCGCTACCTGCGCGAGCACAAGCCGGACGTGAAGATCGTCGCCGCCGAACCGCGCTACGACGACCTGGTCTACGGTCTGCGCAACCTCGACGAGGGGTTCGTGCCCGAGCTGTACGACGCCTCCGTCCTCACCACCCGCTTCTCGGTCGGCTCCGCCGACGCGGTCACCCGCACCCGGGAACTCCTCCAGCAGGAGGGCATCTTCGCGGGCGTCTCCACCGGCGCCGCCCTGCACGCGGCGATCGGGGTCGGGCGCAAGGCCGTGAAGGCGGGGGAGTCCGCCGACATCGTCTTCGTCGTCGCCGACGGGGGCTGGAAGTACCTCTCCACCGGCGTCTACACGGCCGCCACCACCGAGGAGGCCATCGAGACGCTGCACGGCCAGCTCTGGGCCTGA
- a CDS encoding nicotinamidase yields MRRALIVVDVQNDFCEGGSLAVSGGADVAAAITELIGQAGGAGYRHVVATRDHHIAPGGHFADNPDFVRSWPAHCVAGTEGVGFHPNFAPAVASGSVDAVFDKGAYSAAYSGFEGTDENGASLAEWLRERQIDEVDVVGIATDHCVRATALDAAREGFRTQVLLDLTAGVAPETTERALEELREAGVELTGKPVVSG; encoded by the coding sequence ATGCGCCGCGCCTTGATCGTCGTAGACGTGCAGAACGACTTCTGCGAGGGAGGCAGCCTCGCGGTGTCCGGCGGTGCCGACGTGGCCGCCGCCATCACCGAGCTGATCGGCCAGGCGGGCGGCGCCGGATACCGCCACGTCGTCGCCACCCGTGACCACCACATCGCACCCGGTGGGCACTTCGCGGACAACCCGGACTTCGTCCGCTCCTGGCCCGCGCACTGCGTCGCGGGCACGGAGGGCGTCGGCTTCCACCCGAACTTCGCCCCGGCCGTCGCCTCCGGTTCGGTGGACGCGGTGTTCGACAAGGGTGCCTACTCGGCGGCCTACAGCGGCTTCGAGGGCACCGACGAGAACGGGGCGAGCCTGGCCGAGTGGCTGCGCGAGCGCCAGATCGACGAGGTCGACGTGGTCGGCATAGCGACGGACCACTGCGTGCGCGCCACGGCCCTGGACGCCGCCCGGGAGGGCTTCCGGACACAGGTCCTGCTGGACCTGACGGCCGGCGTGGCCCCCGAGACGACCGAGCGGGCCCTGGAGGAGCTGCGCGAGGCCGGGGTGGAGCTCACCGGCAAGCCGGTGGTCAGCGGCTAG
- the clpS gene encoding ATP-dependent Clp protease adapter ClpS: protein MLPPFRQCDDFWAAWQHGCVTSPAPVEIERTESAEEVFAVPEPDVPWVTIVHNDPVNLMSYVTYVFQSYFGYTKDKATKLMLDVHHKGRAVVSSGSREEMERDVQAMHGYGLWATLQQDRK, encoded by the coding sequence ATGCTACCCCCATTTCGTCAGTGTGACGATTTCTGGGCCGCGTGGCAGCATGGCTGTGTGACGTCACCCGCGCCCGTAGAGATCGAACGCACCGAGTCGGCGGAGGAGGTCTTCGCCGTACCCGAGCCCGACGTCCCCTGGGTCACGATCGTCCACAACGACCCGGTCAACCTCATGAGCTACGTGACGTACGTCTTCCAGTCGTACTTCGGGTACACGAAGGACAAGGCCACCAAGCTCATGCTCGACGTCCACCACAAGGGCCGGGCGGTCGTCTCCAGCGGCAGTCGCGAGGAGATGGAACGCGACGTGCAGGCGATGCACGGCTACGGTCTGTGGGCCACCCTCCAGCAGGACCGGAAGTAG
- a CDS encoding DUF2017 domain-containing protein, translating into MPGHFEPIPGGGAAVALDDVEISIIRSLAVQLLELIGPGPGGDAPEDPLAELFAEGPSEPPADPVLRRLFPDAYVDPEQAPGTAAEAEERRAHSSEFRRYTENDLRAGKRENALVVIRSLDALAPVDEGGAILKLAPAESRCWLGALNDLRLAIGARLEITDEDDTDLLYRLPDEDPRKPMVLAYLWLGGLQETLVTTLMS; encoded by the coding sequence ATGCCCGGACACTTCGAACCGATCCCCGGTGGCGGCGCGGCCGTCGCCCTCGACGACGTCGAGATCTCCATCATCCGGTCGCTGGCCGTCCAGCTCCTGGAGCTGATCGGCCCCGGCCCGGGCGGCGACGCCCCCGAGGACCCGCTCGCCGAGCTGTTCGCCGAGGGGCCGAGCGAGCCGCCCGCCGACCCCGTGCTCAGGAGGCTCTTCCCGGACGCCTACGTCGACCCGGAGCAGGCGCCCGGCACCGCGGCCGAGGCCGAGGAGCGGCGGGCGCACTCCTCCGAGTTCCGCCGCTACACCGAGAACGACCTGCGGGCCGGCAAGCGGGAGAACGCCCTCGTGGTCATCCGCTCGCTGGACGCGCTCGCGCCGGTGGACGAGGGCGGCGCGATCCTCAAGCTGGCCCCCGCGGAGTCCCGGTGCTGGCTCGGTGCCCTCAACGACCTGCGCCTGGCGATCGGTGCCCGGCTGGAGATCACCGACGAGGACGACACCGATCTGCTCTACCGGCTCCCCGACGAGGACCCGCGCAAGCCGATGGTGCTGGCGTACCTCTGGCTCGGCGGTCTCCAGGAGACGCTCGTCACGACCCTCATGTCGTAG
- a CDS encoding Mov34/MPN/PAD-1 family protein: MLTITQELVDAIVAHARKDHPDEACGVVAGPAGSDRPERFVPMLNAAMSPTFYEFDSGDLLKLYRELDDRDEEPVVIYHSHTATEAYPSRTDISYANEPGAHYVLVSTADTDGLGDFQFRSYRILDGEVTEEEVKVVEAY, translated from the coding sequence ATGCTGACCATCACCCAGGAACTCGTCGACGCGATCGTCGCCCACGCCCGCAAGGACCACCCCGACGAGGCGTGCGGCGTCGTCGCGGGCCCGGCCGGCTCGGACCGCCCCGAGCGCTTCGTCCCCATGCTGAACGCGGCCATGTCGCCCACCTTCTACGAGTTCGACTCGGGCGATCTGCTGAAGCTCTACCGGGAGCTGGACGACCGCGACGAGGAGCCGGTGGTGATCTACCACTCCCACACGGCGACCGAGGCCTACCCCTCCCGCACGGACATCTCCTACGCCAACGAGCCCGGCGCCCACTACGTGCTCGTCTCCACCGCGGACACCGACGGGCTCGGCGACTTCCAGTTCCGCTCCTACCGGATCCTCGACGGCGAGGTCACCGAGGAGGAGGTCAAGGTCGTGGAGGCGTACTGA
- a CDS encoding putative Ig domain-containing protein, translated as MRESRPSGRRRSLRRLVSIALPALALTVAGLVAAPTAGAHTTAAHPHTGKATQNAKALTDPQRQIFHSTGKAGQKVPTTHLCATAAPGHASCFAQRRTDIRQRLASALAAAAPSGLSPANLHSAYNLPTSGGSGLTVAVVDAYNDPNAESDLATYRSTYGLSACTKANGCFKQVSQTGSTTSLPTNDTGWAGEEALDLDMVSAVCPNCNIVLVEASSANDSDLGIAENEAVSLGAKFVSNSWGGSESSTQTSEDTQYFKHPGVAITVSSGDSAYGAEYPATSQYVTAVGGTALSTASNSRGWSESVWHTSSTEGTGSGCSAYDPKPSWQTDASCSKRMEADVSAVADPATGVAVYDTYGGSGWAVYGGTSASAPIIAGVYALAGTPASGDYPAKYPYAHTGNLYDVTSGSNGSCTTSYFCTARTGYDGPTGWGTPNGTTAFTGGTSTGNTVTVTNPGSQSTTTGGSVSLQIKASDSAGAALTYSASGLPTGLSVNSTSGLISGTASTAGTYQVTVTATDSTGASGATSFTWTVGGSGGTCTSAQLLANPGFESGSTGWTSSTGVITTDTGEAAHGGSYKAWLDGYGSAHTDTLSQSVTVPSGCKATFTFYLHVDTAETGSTAYDKLTVSAGSTTLATYSNVNAASGYTQKTFDLSSFAGQTVTLKFSGVEDSSLQTSFVVDDTALTTG; from the coding sequence ATGCGTGAGTCCCGCCCCAGCGGGCGGAGGCGGAGTCTGCGAAGACTCGTCTCCATCGCCCTGCCCGCTCTCGCCCTCACCGTCGCCGGTCTCGTCGCCGCCCCCACTGCAGGCGCCCACACCACGGCGGCACACCCCCACACCGGCAAGGCCACCCAGAACGCCAAGGCCCTGACCGACCCGCAGCGGCAGATCTTCCACTCCACCGGCAAGGCCGGCCAGAAGGTCCCCACGACCCACCTCTGCGCCACCGCCGCACCGGGGCACGCGTCCTGCTTCGCCCAGCGCCGCACCGACATCAGGCAGCGGCTCGCCTCGGCCCTCGCCGCCGCCGCGCCCTCCGGCCTGTCACCGGCCAACCTGCACAGCGCCTACAACCTGCCCACCAGCGGGGGCAGCGGCCTGACGGTCGCCGTGGTCGACGCCTACAACGACCCCAACGCCGAGTCGGACCTGGCCACTTACCGCTCCACCTACGGCCTGTCCGCCTGCACCAAGGCCAACGGCTGCTTCAAGCAGGTCAGCCAGACCGGCTCGACCACCTCGCTGCCCACCAACGACACCGGCTGGGCGGGCGAGGAGGCCCTCGACCTCGACATGGTCAGCGCGGTCTGCCCGAACTGCAACATCGTCCTGGTCGAGGCGAGCTCCGCGAACGACTCCGACCTCGGCATCGCCGAGAACGAGGCCGTCTCCCTCGGCGCCAAGTTCGTCTCCAACAGCTGGGGCGGCAGCGAGTCCTCCACCCAGACCAGCGAGGACACCCAGTACTTCAAGCACCCGGGCGTCGCCATCACCGTCTCCTCCGGTGACTCCGCCTACGGCGCCGAGTACCCGGCGACCTCCCAGTACGTGACCGCCGTCGGCGGCACCGCGCTCAGCACCGCCTCCAACTCCCGCGGCTGGAGCGAGTCGGTGTGGCACACCAGCTCCACCGAGGGCACCGGCTCCGGCTGCTCGGCGTACGACCCCAAGCCGAGCTGGCAGACCGACGCCAGCTGCTCCAAGCGCATGGAGGCCGACGTCTCCGCCGTCGCCGACCCGGCCACCGGTGTGGCGGTCTACGACACCTACGGCGGCTCCGGCTGGGCGGTCTACGGCGGCACCAGCGCCTCCGCCCCGATCATCGCCGGCGTCTACGCCCTCGCGGGCACCCCGGCCTCCGGCGACTACCCGGCGAAGTACCCGTACGCGCACACCGGCAACCTGTACGACGTGACCAGCGGCAGCAACGGCTCCTGCACCACCTCCTACTTCTGCACCGCGCGCACCGGCTACGACGGCCCGACCGGCTGGGGCACCCCGAACGGCACCACCGCGTTCACCGGCGGCACCAGCACCGGCAACACGGTGACGGTCACCAACCCCGGCAGCCAGTCCACCACCACCGGCGGCTCGGTCAGCCTGCAGATCAAGGCCAGTGACAGCGCGGGCGCCGCCCTGACCTACAGCGCCTCGGGCCTGCCCACCGGCCTGTCCGTCAACAGCACCTCCGGCCTGATCAGCGGCACCGCGTCCACCGCGGGCACCTACCAGGTCACGGTCACCGCGACCGACTCCACCGGCGCCTCCGGCGCCACCTCCTTCACCTGGACGGTCGGCGGCTCCGGCGGCACCTGCACCTCGGCGCAGCTGCTGGCCAACCCCGGCTTCGAGTCCGGCAGCACCGGCTGGACCTCCAGCACCGGTGTCATCACCACCGACACCGGTGAGGCGGCCCACGGCGGCTCCTACAAGGCCTGGCTCGACGGCTACGGCTCCGCGCACACCGACACGCTGTCCCAGTCGGTGACCGTCCCGTCCGGCTGCAAGGCCACGTTCACCTTCTACCTGCACGTCGACACCGCGGAGACCGGCAGCACCGCGTACGACAAGCTGACCGTCTCCGCCGGCTCGACCACCCTGGCGACGTACTCGAACGTCAACGCCGCCTCCGGGTACACGCAGAAGACCTTCGACCTGTCCTCGTTCGCGGGTCAGACGGTCACCCTGAAGTTCAGCGGAGTCGAGGACTCCTCCCTCCAGACCAGCTTCGTCGTGGACGACACCGCCCTGACGACCGGCTGA
- a CDS encoding putative leader peptide: MVLNDVSEKTPGILLVARLHVDLCRLNSAIC; this comes from the coding sequence ATGGTTCTGAACGACGTGAGCGAGAAGACGCCGGGCATCCTGCTCGTGGCGCGGCTGCACGTCGACCTGTGCAGGCTGAACAGCGCCATCTGTTGA
- a CDS encoding MoaD/ThiS family protein encodes MAIEVRIPTILRTYTGGQKAVEGTGETLADLFADLETRHTGIQARIVDNGQLRRFVNVYLNDEDVRFVDGIDTKLSDGDTVTILPAVAGGMA; translated from the coding sequence ATGGCCATCGAGGTCCGCATCCCCACCATCCTCCGCACCTACACCGGCGGCCAGAAGGCGGTCGAAGGCACCGGGGAGACCCTCGCCGACCTGTTCGCCGACCTCGAGACCCGCCACACGGGCATCCAGGCCCGCATCGTGGACAACGGCCAGCTGCGCCGCTTCGTCAACGTGTACCTGAACGACGAGGACGTCCGCTTCGTCGACGGCATCGACACCAAGCTGTCCGACGGCGACACCGTGACGATCCTGCCGGCCGTGGCCGGCGGCATGGCCTGA
- a CDS encoding amino acid permease, whose product MTSEKKVTTAPEEGYERGLGSRQVQMIAIGGAVGVGLFLGAGANIAKAGPSLILMYALAGVIIFFIMRALGELLLYRPVSGSFAEYSREFLGPFFGYFTGWTYWLMWVVTGMAELTAAAIYVNYWFPAVPQWVTALVFLVVLFVANLISVKLFGEIEFWFSMVKVTALIGMIVIGIGVLTFGFSAAGDTAHVANLWQFDGFFPKGIGSSLMTLQGVMFAYLAVELVGVTAGESENPEKTLPKAINTLPWRIALFYVGALTVILCVVKWTEFAAGVSPFVKAFAVIGIPAGAGIVNFVVLTAALSSCNSGMYSTGRMLRTLADNGEAPRVFSRLSASKTPALGITVSVAFMAIGVVLNYIVPEKAFGYVTSVATAAGIWTWLMILVSHVLYRRAVDAGRLPASSFPAPGGAVCSWIAIVFLLFVTGLIAIDAESRICLYVMAGWAAALAIGWAVLKARNPQVTERREPELEKVG is encoded by the coding sequence ATGACCTCCGAGAAGAAGGTCACCACTGCCCCTGAGGAGGGGTACGAGCGCGGGCTCGGCAGCCGTCAGGTCCAGATGATCGCGATCGGCGGCGCCGTCGGCGTCGGCTTGTTCCTGGGAGCCGGGGCGAACATCGCCAAGGCCGGACCCAGCCTCATCCTGATGTACGCCCTCGCGGGCGTGATCATCTTCTTCATCATGCGGGCGCTCGGCGAGCTGCTGCTCTACCGCCCGGTCTCGGGCTCCTTCGCGGAGTACTCCCGGGAGTTCCTCGGCCCGTTCTTCGGCTACTTCACCGGCTGGACGTACTGGCTGATGTGGGTGGTCACCGGCATGGCCGAGCTGACGGCCGCGGCCATCTACGTGAACTACTGGTTCCCGGCCGTCCCCCAGTGGGTGACCGCGCTGGTCTTCCTGGTCGTCCTGTTCGTGGCCAACCTGATCTCGGTGAAGCTCTTCGGTGAGATCGAGTTCTGGTTCTCCATGGTCAAGGTCACCGCGCTGATCGGCATGATCGTGATCGGCATCGGTGTGCTGACCTTCGGCTTCAGCGCCGCCGGTGACACGGCCCACGTGGCCAACCTCTGGCAGTTCGACGGCTTCTTCCCCAAGGGCATCGGCTCGTCCCTGATGACCCTGCAGGGCGTCATGTTCGCCTACCTCGCGGTCGAGCTGGTCGGCGTCACCGCCGGCGAGTCCGAGAACCCGGAGAAGACCCTCCCGAAGGCGATCAACACCCTGCCCTGGCGCATCGCGCTGTTCTACGTCGGCGCCCTCACCGTCATCCTGTGCGTGGTGAAGTGGACCGAGTTCGCGGCGGGCGTCAGTCCCTTCGTGAAGGCGTTCGCCGTGATCGGCATCCCGGCCGGCGCCGGCATCGTCAACTTCGTGGTGCTGACCGCGGCCCTGTCCTCCTGCAACTCCGGCATGTACTCCACGGGCCGCATGCTGCGCACCCTGGCCGACAACGGCGAGGCGCCGCGCGTCTTCAGCCGGCTGTCCGCCTCGAAGACCCCCGCGCTCGGCATCACCGTCTCCGTCGCCTTCATGGCGATCGGCGTGGTCCTCAACTACATCGTGCCGGAGAAGGCGTTCGGCTACGTCACCTCCGTCGCCACCGCGGCCGGCATCTGGACCTGGCTCATGATCCTGGTCAGCCACGTCCTCTACCGCCGCGCGGTCGACGCGGGCCGGCTGCCGGCCTCCTCCTTCCCGGCGCCGGGCGGAGCGGTGTGCAGCTGGATCGCCATCGTGTTCCTGCTCTTCGTCACCGGCCTGATCGCGATCGATGCCGAGTCCCGCATCTGCCTCTACGTGATGGCCGGCTGGGCCGCCGCCCTCGCCATCGGCTGGGCGGTCCTGAAGGCCCGCAACCCGCAGGTCACCGAGCGCCGCGAGCCGGAGCTGGAGAAGGTGGGCTGA
- a CDS encoding nicotinate phosphoribosyltransferase, with amino-acid sequence MNTADLGLPVDVPSTALFTDQYELTMLQAALKGGTAERRSVFEVFTRRLPEGRRYGVVAGTGRVLDAVENFRFDEPVLAFLHGRGIVDDETRDWLADYRFTGDVWGYPEGEVYFPGSPIMRVEGSFAECVLLETVILSILNHDSAIAAAASRMASAAGDRPLIEMGARRTHELAAVAASRAAYVGGFATTSDLAAGFRYGIPTVGTSAHAFTLLHDRERDAFQAQVDSLGRGTTLLVDTYDVAEAVRTAVEVAGPELGAVRIDSGDLLLVAHRVRQQLDELGATGTKIVVTSDLDEYAIASLAAAPVDAYGVGTQLVTGSGHPTCSMVYKLVARAGSADPQAPLVPVAKKSSGGKSSVGGRKWAARRLDEDGVAEAEVVGTGPVPDALADRQLLVPLVKGGAVVAREPLDAPRERHIAARANLPLSATQLSRGEPVLPTEYVRGRADG; translated from the coding sequence ATGAACACAGCGGACCTTGGGCTGCCGGTGGACGTCCCGTCGACGGCGCTCTTCACGGACCAGTACGAGCTGACGATGCTGCAGGCCGCCCTCAAGGGCGGTACGGCCGAGCGGCGCAGCGTGTTCGAGGTCTTCACCCGGCGGCTGCCGGAGGGGCGCCGCTACGGGGTGGTGGCCGGCACCGGGCGCGTCCTGGACGCGGTGGAGAACTTCCGCTTCGACGAGCCCGTGCTGGCCTTCCTGCACGGGCGGGGCATCGTCGACGACGAGACCCGCGACTGGCTCGCCGACTACCGCTTCACCGGTGACGTCTGGGGCTACCCGGAGGGCGAGGTGTACTTCCCCGGCTCCCCGATCATGCGGGTCGAGGGCTCGTTCGCCGAGTGCGTGCTGCTGGAGACCGTGATCCTCTCGATCCTCAACCACGACTCCGCGATCGCGGCCGCCGCCTCCCGCATGGCCTCGGCGGCCGGTGACCGCCCGCTGATCGAGATGGGCGCCCGCCGCACCCACGAACTGGCCGCCGTGGCCGCCTCGCGAGCCGCCTACGTCGGCGGCTTCGCCACCACCTCCGACCTCGCGGCCGGCTTCCGGTACGGCATCCCCACCGTCGGCACCTCCGCGCACGCCTTCACCCTGCTGCACGACCGCGAGCGGGACGCCTTCCAGGCCCAGGTGGACTCCCTGGGCAGGGGGACCACGCTGCTGGTGGACACCTACGACGTCGCCGAGGCGGTCCGCACGGCGGTGGAGGTGGCCGGGCCCGAGCTGGGCGCGGTGCGCATCGACTCCGGGGACCTGCTGCTGGTGGCCCACCGGGTGCGCCAGCAGCTCGACGAGCTGGGCGCGACCGGCACGAAGATCGTCGTCACCTCCGACCTGGACGAGTACGCCATCGCCTCGCTCGCCGCGGCGCCGGTGGACGCGTACGGCGTCGGCACCCAGCTGGTGACCGGCTCCGGGCACCCGACCTGCTCGATGGTCTACAAGCTGGTCGCCCGCGCCGGGTCCGCCGACCCGCAGGCACCGCTGGTGCCCGTCGCCAAGAAGTCCAGCGGGGGCAAGTCCTCGGTCGGCGGGCGCAAGTGGGCGGCCCGGCGGCTGGACGAGGACGGGGTGGCCGAGGCCGAGGTCGTCGGCACCGGGCCGGTGCCGGACGCGCTGGCCGACCGGCAGCTGCTGGTGCCGCTGGTCAAGGGGGGCGCGGTGGTGGCGCGCGAACCGCTCGACGCGCCCCGCGAGCGGCACATCGCCGCGCGGGCCAATCTGCCGCTGTCGGCGACCCAGCTCTCCCGCGGCGAACCCGTCCTGCCGACGGAGTACGTCCGGGGGCGCGCGGACGGCTGA